The following coding sequences lie in one Oharaeibacter diazotrophicus genomic window:
- a CDS encoding DUF429 domain-containing protein, whose product MTVVAGVDGCPAGWIAVLRDLADGTATVRVVARLADLIATDDPAMIAVDMPIGLPDVVGPGGRAPERLVRPKLGMRQSSVFSVPARAAVYAEDYPAACAAALARSDPPRRVSKQCFHLFPKMRELDGLLRARPDLVERVRESHPEVAFAVLAGAPVTLPKKVKSRPNPDGLDERRRFLAGRGYAWDFLAAPPPRGAGPDDLLDAAVCALVAERVLAGDAVSHPAPPERDGAGLPIAIWT is encoded by the coding sequence GTGACCGTCGTCGCCGGCGTCGACGGCTGCCCGGCCGGCTGGATCGCCGTGCTTCGCGACCTCGCCGATGGCACCGCGACGGTCCGCGTCGTCGCCCGCCTCGCCGACCTGATCGCGACCGACGACCCGGCGATGATCGCGGTCGACATGCCGATCGGCCTGCCCGACGTCGTCGGCCCCGGCGGCCGGGCGCCGGAGCGCCTCGTGCGGCCGAAGCTCGGAATGCGGCAGTCGAGCGTGTTCTCGGTGCCGGCCCGGGCGGCCGTCTACGCCGAGGATTACCCGGCCGCCTGCGCCGCCGCGCTCGCCCGATCCGACCCGCCGCGGCGGGTCTCCAAGCAGTGCTTCCATCTCTTCCCGAAGATGCGCGAGCTCGACGGGCTGCTGCGCGCCCGCCCGGACCTCGTCGAGCGCGTCCGCGAGAGCCACCCGGAGGTCGCCTTCGCGGTGCTCGCCGGCGCGCCGGTGACGCTGCCGAAGAAGGTGAAGAGCCGGCCGAACCCCGACGGTCTCGACGAGCGGCGCCGCTTCCTCGCCGGCCGCGGCTACGCCTGGGACTTCCTCGCCGCGCCGCCGCCGCGCGGGGCCGGGCCGGACGACCTCCTCGACGCCGCCGTGTGCGCCCTCGTCGCCGAACGCGTCCTCGCGGGCGACGCGGTGTCGCATCCCGCCCCGCCCGAGCGCGACGGCGCCGGACTGCCGATCGCCATCTGGACCTGA
- a CDS encoding Uma2 family endonuclease has translation MSDTAFQRMTVEEFLHWEDRQEPKYELVDGRPVMMTGGTAAHGDLRFNICAHFKQGLRGRPCRAHLDLKVVCGNANVRYPDVQIDCGPTLPRDVRASRPTVVVEVVSPSSRATDYMAKVRDYGTVPSITTYLIVSQEDRQVTVLRRVGDLLELEAVLEGAEDVVDLPEVGLTLPLAVVYDANIPAPGAP, from the coding sequence ATGAGCGATACGGCGTTCCAGCGCATGACGGTCGAGGAATTCCTCCACTGGGAGGACCGTCAGGAGCCGAAATACGAGCTCGTCGACGGCCGCCCCGTCATGATGACCGGCGGCACGGCCGCCCACGGCGACCTGCGCTTCAACATCTGCGCCCACTTCAAGCAGGGCCTGCGCGGGCGGCCCTGCCGTGCGCATCTCGACCTCAAGGTCGTCTGCGGCAACGCCAACGTCCGCTATCCCGACGTCCAGATCGACTGCGGCCCGACCCTGCCCAGGGACGTCCGGGCATCACGCCCGACCGTGGTCGTCGAGGTGGTGTCGCCGTCCTCGCGCGCCACCGACTACATGGCCAAGGTGCGCGACTACGGCACGGTGCCCTCGATCACCACCTACCTGATCGTCTCGCAGGAGGACCGCCAGGTCACCGTGCTCCGACGCGTCGGCGATCTCCTCGAACTCGAGGCCGTCCTCGAGGGTGCGGAGGACGTGGTGGACCTGCCCGAGGTCGGCCTGACGCTGCCGCTCGCCGTCGTCTACGACGCGAACATTCCGGCTCCCGGCGCACCCTGA
- the leuC gene encoding 3-isopropylmalate dehydratase large subunit, whose amino-acid sequence MTTKPRTLYDKIWDDHLVDIQPDGTALLYIDRHLVHEVTSPQAFEGLRATGRKVHQPAKTLAVVDHNVPTTDRSLGIEDPESREQVAQLAINAAEFGVEYFNELDRRQGIVHVVGPEQGFTLPGMTIVCGDSHTSTHGAFGALAHGIGTSEVEHVLATQTLIQKKAKNMRITVDGQLPEGVTAKDIILAIIGEIGTAGGTGYVMEYAGEAIRSLSMEGRMTVCNMSIEGGARAGLIAPDEKTFAYVQGRPRAPKGEALEAALAYWKTLFSDEGAHFDREVRLDAANLPPIVSWGSSPEDVVSVTGVVPNPDDIADETKRTSKWRALEYMGLVPGTKITDIALDKVFIGSCTNGRIEDLRAAAAVVKDRKIAPTVSAMVVPGSGLVKMQAEAEGLDKVFLEAGFEWREPGCSMCLAMNADKLKPGERCASTSNRNFEGRQGFKGRTHLVSPAMAGAAAIAGRFVDIRDWK is encoded by the coding sequence ATGACCACCAAGCCGCGCACCCTCTACGACAAGATCTGGGACGACCACCTCGTCGACATCCAGCCCGACGGCACCGCCCTGCTCTACATCGACCGCCACCTCGTGCACGAGGTGACCAGCCCGCAGGCCTTCGAGGGCCTGCGCGCCACCGGTCGCAAGGTGCACCAGCCGGCGAAGACGCTGGCCGTGGTCGACCACAACGTGCCGACGACCGACCGCAGCCTCGGCATCGAGGATCCCGAGAGCCGCGAGCAGGTCGCCCAGCTGGCGATCAACGCCGCCGAGTTCGGCGTCGAGTATTTCAACGAGCTCGACCGCCGCCAAGGCATCGTCCACGTGGTCGGCCCCGAGCAGGGCTTCACCCTGCCCGGCATGACCATCGTCTGCGGTGACAGCCACACCTCGACCCACGGCGCCTTCGGCGCGCTCGCCCACGGCATCGGCACCTCGGAGGTCGAGCACGTGCTCGCCACCCAGACGCTGATCCAGAAGAAGGCGAAGAACATGCGGATCACCGTCGACGGGCAGCTGCCCGAAGGCGTGACCGCCAAAGACATCATCCTCGCCATCATCGGCGAGATCGGCACCGCCGGCGGCACCGGCTACGTCATGGAATACGCCGGCGAGGCGATCCGCTCGCTGTCGATGGAAGGCCGCATGACGGTCTGCAACATGTCGATCGAGGGCGGCGCCCGCGCCGGCCTGATCGCGCCGGACGAGAAGACCTTCGCCTACGTCCAGGGCCGCCCGCGCGCGCCGAAGGGCGAGGCCCTCGAGGCCGCGCTCGCCTACTGGAAGACGCTGTTCTCCGACGAGGGCGCCCATTTCGACCGCGAGGTCCGTCTCGACGCCGCCAACCTGCCGCCGATCGTCTCTTGGGGCTCCTCGCCCGAGGACGTCGTCTCGGTGACCGGCGTGGTGCCGAACCCCGACGACATCGCCGACGAGACCAAGCGCACCTCCAAGTGGCGCGCGCTCGAGTACATGGGCCTCGTGCCGGGCACGAAGATCACCGACATCGCCCTCGACAAGGTGTTCATCGGCTCCTGCACCAACGGCCGCATCGAGGACCTGCGCGCCGCCGCCGCCGTGGTGAAGGACCGCAAGATCGCCCCGACCGTGTCGGCGATGGTGGTGCCGGGCTCCGGCCTCGTGAAGATGCAGGCCGAGGCCGAAGGCCTCGACAAGGTCTTCCTCGAGGCGGGCTTCGAGTGGCGCGAGCCGGGCTGCTCCATGTGCCTCGCCATGAACGCCGACAAGCTGAAGCCGGGCGAGCGCTGCGCCTCGACCTCGAACCGCAACTTCGAAGGCCGCCAGGGCTTCAAGGGCCGCACGCACCTCGTCTCGCCGGCCATGGCCGGCGCCGCCGCGATCGCCGGCCGCTTCGTCGACATCCGCGACTGGAAGTGA
- the leuB gene encoding 3-isopropylmalate dehydrogenase — protein MATNTLLLLPGDGIGPEIMAEVKEIIALLNGRGLTDFATDEGLVGGSAYDAHGAAISEADMAKALSADAVLFGAVGGPKWDGVPYDVRPEAGLLRLRKDLGLFANLRPAICYPALADASSLKREVVEGLDILIVRELTGGVYFGEPKEIVTLENGQKRAVDTQLYTTSEIERIARVAFDLARARGRKVASAEKRNVMKSGVLWNQVVTKIGKEEYADVALEHVLADNCAMQLVRWPKQYDVIVCDNLFGDILSDVAAMLTGSLGMLPSASLGAPDAATGKRKALYEPVHGSAPDIAGKGIANPIAMIASFAMALRYSFGLIDLSDKLDAAIAAVLGKGLRTRDIGKDGDTLVSTKEMGAAIREEFAALLG, from the coding sequence ATGGCCACGAACACGCTCCTCCTCCTGCCCGGCGACGGCATCGGTCCCGAGATCATGGCGGAAGTGAAGGAGATCATCGCCCTCCTCAACGGCCGCGGCCTGACCGACTTCGCCACCGACGAGGGCCTCGTCGGCGGCTCGGCCTACGACGCCCACGGCGCGGCGATCTCCGAAGCCGACATGGCGAAGGCGCTTTCCGCCGACGCGGTGCTGTTCGGCGCCGTCGGCGGCCCGAAGTGGGACGGCGTGCCCTACGACGTCCGCCCCGAGGCGGGCCTGCTGCGCCTGCGCAAGGACCTCGGCCTGTTCGCCAATCTGCGTCCGGCGATCTGCTACCCGGCGCTCGCCGACGCCTCCAGCCTCAAGCGCGAGGTGGTCGAGGGTCTCGACATCCTGATCGTCCGCGAGCTCACCGGCGGCGTCTACTTCGGCGAGCCGAAGGAGATCGTGACGCTGGAGAACGGCCAGAAGCGCGCCGTCGACACCCAGCTCTACACCACCTCGGAGATCGAGCGGATCGCCCGCGTCGCCTTCGACCTCGCCCGGGCCCGCGGCCGCAAGGTCGCCTCGGCCGAGAAGCGCAACGTCATGAAGTCCGGCGTGCTCTGGAACCAGGTCGTGACGAAGATCGGCAAGGAGGAATACGCCGACGTCGCGCTCGAGCACGTGCTCGCCGACAACTGCGCCATGCAGCTCGTCCGCTGGCCCAAGCAGTACGACGTCATCGTCTGCGACAACCTGTTCGGCGACATCCTCTCCGACGTCGCGGCCATGCTGACCGGCTCGCTCGGCATGCTGCCGTCGGCCTCGCTCGGCGCCCCCGACGCCGCCACCGGCAAGCGCAAGGCGCTCTACGAGCCGGTGCACGGCTCGGCCCCCGACATCGCCGGCAAGGGCATCGCCAACCCGATCGCCATGATCGCGTCCTTCGCCATGGCGCTGCGCTACTCCTTCGGCCTGATCGACCTCTCCGACAAGCTCGACGCCGCCATCGCCGCGGTGCTCGGCAAGGGTCTGCGCACCCGCGACATCGGCAAGGACGGCGACACGCTGGTCTCCACGAAGGAGATGGGCGCGGCGATCCGCGAGGAATTCGCGGCGCTGCTCGGGTGA
- a CDS encoding carbonic anhydrase — MTDASVSADPRPPLPDAFPERLVEGYRAFRSGRYPTEEERYRRLAEAGQKPQIMIIGCCDSRVAPEVIFDAGPGEIFVVRNVANLVPPYTPDGELHGTSAALEFAVVALKVKHIVVMGHGRCGGIAAALAEEGEPLTPGDFIGRWMAQIDPIAAKVRGDGAVPHEHKQRALEHEGVRLSIHNLTTFPCVAQRVAKGSLRLHGAWFDVSEGELHMLDPTTRRFGVVRDGGSFVCD, encoded by the coding sequence ATGACCGACGCCTCCGTTTCCGCCGATCCGCGCCCGCCGCTGCCGGACGCCTTTCCCGAGCGCCTCGTCGAGGGCTACCGCGCCTTCCGCTCCGGCCGCTACCCGACCGAGGAGGAGCGCTACCGCCGCCTCGCCGAGGCCGGGCAGAAGCCGCAGATCATGATCATCGGCTGCTGCGACAGCCGGGTCGCGCCGGAGGTGATCTTCGACGCCGGCCCGGGCGAGATCTTCGTCGTCCGCAACGTCGCCAACCTCGTGCCGCCCTACACGCCCGACGGCGAGCTGCACGGCACCTCGGCCGCGCTCGAATTCGCGGTCGTCGCCCTCAAGGTCAAGCACATCGTGGTGATGGGCCACGGCCGCTGCGGCGGCATCGCGGCCGCCCTCGCCGAAGAGGGCGAGCCGCTGACCCCCGGCGACTTCATCGGCCGCTGGATGGCGCAGATCGACCCGATCGCCGCCAAGGTCCGCGGCGATGGCGCCGTGCCGCACGAGCACAAGCAGCGCGCCCTCGAGCACGAGGGCGTCCGGCTGTCGATCCACAACCTGACGACCTTCCCCTGCGTCGCCCAGCGCGTCGCCAAGGGCTCGCTGCGCCTGCACGGCGCCTGGTTCGACGTCTCCGAGGGCGAGCTCCACATGCTCGATCCGACCACCCGCCGCTTCGGCGTGGTGCGCGACGGCGGGTCCTTCGTCTGCGACTGA